In a single window of the Biomphalaria glabrata chromosome 5, xgBioGlab47.1, whole genome shotgun sequence genome:
- the LOC106063963 gene encoding NADH dehydrogenase [ubiquinone] 1 beta subcomplex subunit 7-like, producing the protein PLITLFISLIFVPRLFKVYIFNYLDKNLDYFHCVVWRSTISTMGNMWYAYVSHPDTAPDFNKPPTFDPLLGFPNGRKERCIKATREELDKANIPLSKRDYCVDYFLELIKCRQQHFPNTHAQCSHQFHAWEQCEKEDEVLRLKEYEREKRLKERSKRIACKESLETLAE; encoded by the exons ccattaattacattatttatatcTTTAATTTTTGTCCCCCGGCTTTTTAAGGTTTACATTTTTAACTACCTCGATAAAAACTTGGATTACTTCCACTGTGTTGTTTGGAGGTCGACGATATCAACAATGGGGAATATGTGGTATGCATATGTTTCCCATCCTGACACTGCACCAGATTTCAATAAACCACCAACATTTGATCCACTTTTAGGCTTTCCAAATGGTCGTAAAGAACGAT GTATAAAAGCTACCAGGGAAGAACTTGATAAAGCCAACATCCCATTAAGCAAAAGAGATTATTGTGTGGATTACTTTTTGGAACTCATCAAGTGTCGACAACAACACTTTCCAAATACACATGCACAGTGTTCTCATCAGTTCCATGCTTGGGAGCAATGTGAAAAAGAAGA TGAAGTCTTGAGGCTTAAAGAATATGAAAGGGAGAAGCGATTAAAAGAAAGGAGCAAGAGGATAGCTTGCAAAGAAAGTTTAGAAACATTGGCAGAGTGA
- the LOC106064126 gene encoding elongation of very long chain fatty acids protein AAEL008004-like, which yields MEHQSLLTKLVEGYNDIFKYADPRVENWFMMQSPIPSLLICIGYFIFVWVSPSLMKNHKAYELRNLLVVYNLAMVALSTYIFYEFLMSGWLAGYSLGCQPVDYSNSPQALRMASVCWLFYISKFIELFDTIFFILRKKFNQVSFLHVFHHGIMPISWWFGVKLVPGGFGTFHSTLNSFIHLVMYTYYGLSALGPAFQQYLWWKKYMTSMQMIQFIAVTIHSTQLLFIECNYPKIFVYWIGFYAIIFLIMFANFYVQAYLKPKTSVDIRTKKVMNGTSENGAKAKSS from the exons ATGGAGCATCAAAGTCTTTTAACAAAGCTAGTTGAAGGGTATAACGACATCTTCAAATATGCag ACCCCAGGGTTGAGAACTGGTTTATGATGCAGTCCCCTATACCAAGTCTTCTCATATGCATTGGTTACTTCATCTTTGTCTGGGTATCACCATCACTTATGAAGAATCACAAGGCATATGAACTGCGGAATCTTCTAGTTGTCTACAATTTAGCTATGGTGGCCTTATCTACATACATTTTCTATGAA TTTTTAATGAGTGGCTGGCTGGCTGGGTACAGTTTGGGATGTCAACCAGTGGATTACTCTAACTCACCACAGGCTTTGAGG ATGGCAAGTGTCTGCTGGTTGTTTTACATTTCCAAATTTATTGAGTTATTTGACACA ATTTTTTTCATCTTGAGGAAAAAGTTCAATCAAGTTTCATTTCTTCACGTGTTTCATCATGGCATCATGCCAATCTCATGGTGGTTTGGTGTCAAGCTAGTCCCAG GAGGATTTGGCACCTTTCACTCGACATTAAATTCCTTCATTCATTTAGTCATGTACACCTACTATGGCTTGTCGGCACTGGGCCCAGCTTTCCAGCAGTACTTATGGTGGAAAAAATACATGACAAGCATGCAAATG attCAGTTTATTGCAGTAACAATCCACTCCACTCAACTGTTGTTTATAGAATGCAACTATCCAAAAATCTTTGTCTATTGGATAGGATTCTATGctattatatttctgatcatgtTTGCCAATTTCTATGTCCAAGCCTATTTAAAACCCAAAACAAGTGTTGACAtcagaacaaaaaaagttatgaatGGAACTTCAGAAAATGGAGCCAAGGCCAAGAGCAGCTAA